The following is a genomic window from Paenibacillus sp. FSL R5-0766.
TCACCATTCAGAGCAGCGCCACACCACCTGCAATGGGATTTGCACTCGTCGTAGTGTTTATCGGTGGTCTGTGCCTGTTAATTCCTTCTCTGATTCTGGTCTTCAAACTGTTCCTGTTTGATGCGGATTATGTGAAAGGGAAAAAATAAAGGAGGAGCGTTCAATGAAGAGGAGAGCCAAATCCAATCTGATCTCGCAGCAAATGTCTTTACAACGAAAAAACAGACTTCTCCTTGCGGTCATTTCGCTGGCCCTTGGTGTAGCTATTGTAAGCCAGGCCACCTTGGTAGCTGAAGCGGTCCAGCGAATCTTTGTAGAGAAAGCTTCCTTTTCATCAGTGATGCTGTTGCTTGGCCTATTGCTGGCTGTCATGGCTGTACGCTCACTGTTGTCGTATGGTAATGGGAAAGTGGGCTTGCATATGGCAGCACGCGCCAAGACGAATATGCGAGCATCTGTGTTGCAGAACCTGACCCGCGCTTCCATGCCTTCAACCCTGAGTGGACAGACGGGAGGAAAGGTCAGTGTTGCTTTGGATGCTGTGGATGAGGCTGACAGTTATTTCAGTCAATATATGCCTCGAATGATGGAAGCCGCGATGATCCCGATTCTGATTCTGGTTGTTACATTTACGCAGCACGCCAACACAGGCTGGATTATGCTATTCACGGCACCGTTTATCCCGCTGTTCATGATTTTGGTTGGGCTCCAGACGAAGAACAAATCAGAAGAAAAATATGCGCAACTTGCCGAGTTTTCCGGTACGTTTCTGGATTCGCTTCAAGGGCTGGTTACGTTGAAAATATTCGGACGGGCTAAACGTCAGCAGCAGGAGATTGAACGCAGCAGTCTGGGGTATCGTGATGCCACCATGGGCATTTTGAAGATTGCATTTACAAATACGTTTATGCTGGAATCGATCGTGATGTTAAGCATTGGTATTGTTGCGCTTGAATTGGCTATTCAGTTACTTGTGTTCAAATCGATGAGCTTTCATACAGCCTTTCTTGTGTTGTTACTCGTGCCCGAGTTTTACAGTCTGTTGAAGAATACGGGAACGGCTTTTCACAGCGGTCGAACCAGTATGGGGGCCATTCGTAAGGTGGAACAAATGCTTGAGGAAACTAGTGTCAAGAGCACACAAACGAAGCCTGAAGAAGGACCGGATCAAAGCGAATTAACCGATGTCGATGCAATGGCACAAACGGAGG
Proteins encoded in this region:
- the cydD gene encoding thiol reductant ABC exporter subunit CydD; the encoded protein is MKRRAKSNLISQQMSLQRKNRLLLAVISLALGVAIVSQATLVAEAVQRIFVEKASFSSVMLLLGLLLAVMAVRSLLSYGNGKVGLHMAARAKTNMRASVLQNLTRASMPSTLSGQTGGKVSVALDAVDEADSYFSQYMPRMMEAAMIPILILVVTFTQHANTGWIMLFTAPFIPLFMILVGLQTKNKSEEKYAQLAEFSGTFLDSLQGLVTLKIFGRAKRQQQEIERSSLGYRDATMGILKIAFTNTFMLESIVMLSIGIVALELAIQLLVFKSMSFHTAFLVLLLVPEFYSLLKNTGTAFHSGRTSMGAIRKVEQMLEETSVKSTQTKPEEGPDQSELTDVDAMAQTEELRTARAELIPMPPTIELNDVRFQYTPDSFGLETGQISIGPGEQIAIVGKSGSGKTTLLHLIAGLLKPDSGAVLVNGSQLSQHDEAAWFERVSYITQHPYIFAGTFAENIAIGAGRNVSRAEIEQAAEEAGLAGVVAQLEQGLDTFVGEGGRGLSGGEKQRLALARAFLKRPSVILFDEPTVGLDLHTERVLQQSIAALAKTATMITVAHRLYTIQHADNILFMDSGVLVDSGHHEALLARLPQYAEMVDVQRKGGLA